The following nucleotide sequence is from Streptomyces pactum.
CGTGTACTCGCTGGCGTCAGCGGTACGCAGCTCCACCAGGTGGCGGCGCGGGGTGACGTCGGCCTTGGCGAAGTGGCCCTTGAGGGGCTTGTTCACCTTGCGCGGGTCGATCTCGCCGAAGGCGATCTGGACGGCGTCGTAGCCGTCCGAGTCAGCGGTGCGCACCTGGGTGACGACGTTCGGGCCGGCCTTGACGACGGTCACCGGAACGACACGGTTGTTCTCGTCCCAGACCTGCGTCATGCCGAGCTTCTCGCCCAGGATGCCCTTGATCTGCTTAGCCATCTCGCGCGTCACCTCAGAGCTTGATCTCGATGTCGACGCCGGCCGGCAGGTCGAGACGCATGAGCGAGTCGACGGTCTTCGGCGTGGGGTCGAGGATGTCGATGAGGCGCTTGTGCGTGCGCATCTCGAAGTGCTCGCGCGAGTCCTTGTACTTGTGCGGCGACTTGATGACGCAGTACACGTTCTTCTCAGTGGGCAGCGGCACCGGGCCCGCGACCGACGCACCCGTGCGGGTCACCGTCTCGACGATCTTCTTCGCCGAGGAGTCGATGACCTCGTGGTCGTAGGCCTTGAGCCGGATGCGGATCTTCTGTCCCGCCATGGCTACTTCGTAGTCCTGTCTCTCGTAACGCTCTGGGACCCGGTGCGTTCCCGTCCAACCACCGCCGACCTCCGACCCACGCGGTCGGGCGTGTCGCACCCCTTCTCGTAAATCTCCCAGGAGAGATTCCCTGCTGAAGGGGTTCACGGGGGAAGGACACCCACCGGGCGCCTGGCTGGGGCCCCGCTGACGCTTCCCGGAAGATTCCCGTACTTCCACCCCTGATGAGGGGTGACGAGTACCGC
It contains:
- the rpsJ gene encoding 30S ribosomal protein S10 codes for the protein MAGQKIRIRLKAYDHEVIDSSAKKIVETVTRTGASVAGPVPLPTEKNVYCVIKSPHKYKDSREHFEMRTHKRLIDILDPTPKTVDSLMRLDLPAGVDIEIKL